The following are encoded in a window of Candidatus Fluviicola riflensis genomic DNA:
- a CDS encoding crossover junction endodeoxyribonuclease RuvC, with the protein MVEDKIILGIDPGTTVLGYGLIHVKGKKLEMLNFGIIQLNKLSNQPDKLKRIFDRIDGLMEEYKPDEMAIEAPFFGKNVQSMLKLGRAQGVAIAAALRRDIPYEEYTPKRIKQAITGSGNASKEQVAAMLQTLLKFEEMPKYLDATDGLAAAVCHHFSKGIGENNKAKAGGWSAFLNQNPDRKVR; encoded by the coding sequence ATGGTTGAAGATAAAATAATTCTTGGAATTGACCCCGGAACTACGGTGCTGGGTTACGGACTCATTCATGTGAAGGGGAAGAAACTGGAAATGCTCAATTTCGGGATTATTCAGCTCAATAAACTCTCCAACCAACCCGATAAACTGAAGCGGATCTTTGATCGCATTGATGGTTTGATGGAAGAATACAAACCCGATGAAATGGCCATTGAAGCACCTTTTTTCGGTAAAAACGTACAATCGATGCTGAAATTGGGTCGCGCCCAGGGAGTTGCCATCGCAGCTGCATTACGTCGCGATATTCCTTACGAAGAATATACGCCGAAGCGCATCAAACAAGCGATTACCGGAAGCGGAAATGCGTCCAAAGAACAAGTAGCGGCCATGCTGCAAACCTTGCTGAAATTTGAAGAAATGCCCAAATACCTTGATGCCACCGATGGACTGGCGGCAGCTGTTTGTCACCATTTTTCAAAAGGAATCGGTGAAAACAACAAAGCAAAAGCCGGTGGCTGGAGCGCTTTTTTAAACCAGAATCCTGATCGGAAAGTACGCTGA